In Hahella sp. HNIBRBA332, the genomic window AGATCGTAAAATCCCCAGAAAAAAGCCTTTAGAGGCTTGCAACGAGCTTCCAACAACGATTCATGGTAACGATCCTGTTGCTGAAAGTGCTGCGGACGAAGGAACATCCCCTCCGTCCATACGACGCGATTTTCAAATGACATCGAATAGCCCCGGATTAATCCTTGATGCGCATGCCAAGGCGGTCAACGAACAGATCCAGTTTGTTGCTGGTGTTCTGGTCGATTTGGAAGACCACTTTGGTGGAAGCGTCGTCGTAACGGATATATTCCGCCATGACGCCGATATAATGAGTGCGCTTATCGAAGGTGAAGGTCTCTTCCCTCAATTCGCCCGGGGTCAATTCTTTCAATTTATAAGTCTTCACCAGATCACGGCCCAATACTTCTTTGGCGCTCTGGAACAAAGCTATGAATTCTTCCTGATCAAACTGACGATCATTTTCCAGCTCGAATATATTCAGAATAACAGGAGAGGCCCGACCGTCTTCATTCGGATTGACGTCGTTGGCGCCGTGAATCCTCAAAGTGACGGTGGTTTCCCGTCCGGTCCATTTGCCTACAGTCGTACACCCGGCCACCGTCAAGGCCAAGAGCAACAACATAGCCCAATTTCTGAAAGAAGCCTGGCATCTCATGAACAAAAGTCCTCCATATTTATAGATTCGCGCCATCTAAACTATGTAATCAGCCCAAGCGCACTATCAAATGCGCCCAGGCAAATCTTATAAATTATAATGCTCTACAGGACAATTTCTGTCGTCCCGCAACTGTTTCCCTTTAATATGAGAAAGAATGCAGCCAAACGCCGCACTCTCATCAAGGGGGTTTCTAGGTACAGTAATCAATTTTAAAGTGCAAGCGTCATTTTTGACGGTTTGCCTTCAACTCATTGAAACTGCGCTCATAACTTTCCGCAAAGGTCTCGCCGAATAGACGTTTGAATGTCTTCTCCGCGTCTTCATTCATTTCTTCGAAGAAGTCCTTGTACGCTTCCCAGTTTTTACCAGCGCCGCCAAACAATGACTTACCACGCTGCTTTTCAAAACGTCGCTCCAGCTTTTCGGGGTTAAACTGACTCATAAGATAGTCGTATGCCGCACGAATGCCATTAAAGAGCGCTAACTGGTGGTCAGAAATATCGGCGAAGGCTTCTTTTGTCGCCTCCATGGGCGATAAGTAGGCGCGCCCGGACTTCGTAAACAAGTTGTCCAAAGCGTCCTCAGCCGACACTGAGAATTTCAGCGGGTTGTTCTCAGCCGCCTGAATCATGGTGAGATTCATACGAAACTCATTTTTGATAGTCTGACGGGCTCTCAACGCCTTCATCAGACCGTCAACCGTTTCCCGCACCATATCGGCGATAACAGGAGTCAGATTAGCTTGCTGTTCTGCGGTTAAACGCGCCAGCCCCAGGGCTTGCGCCAGTCCAGCGACCTGTTCTGGAGAAACCTGAATCGGCGGCGTGGAAACAGGCGGACGCTCAGGCTCCCGAGGCGTTTCTAGCACAGACTGTTTTACAGGAGGCGCGTCTCGTTTGACCGGGCGCTGCTCGACCTGCCGTCTGGGCGGCACGACTTTTCCTGGCGCTTGCCCGCCCGAGTTTGCAATCGGCAAATCCGGCTCGGGGTTCTGTTTGACCGGCTTTTCAGCTGGCTTAGGTTCAGCAGCCGGAGCCACGTCATTCAATATGTCTGCGAGCGAGCCACCGTCACCAGACGGCTCCTTGACGGAAGGCTCAACAGGAGGAGGCTGTTGCCCCCACAGAGATGACTCCGATGGCGAGGTGGATTCCAACGGATCGGACTTGCTCGCCCCCGCCCCAGTCAAGTCTTGTATCGGTTCAATCTCTTTAGGAAGCTGGTGCGGCTGATCCATTCCCGCCAATTGTTCGGAGGGAGTGTTCACGATATCCAACAATGAATCCGGGTTGGACTTGGGCGGCGGTTCGCGGCGCGGCTTCTGTTTGGATTCAACGGGAGGCGGAGGCCTCTTGGGCGTAGACGGGATTTCCGGCTTGCGAGGCTGAATAAGGGACTTATCCCAGTCTTCAGGAATCACATTGGGGATATCCATGCGGCCACTCTCAGCAGAGCCTCCGCCAAGCCCAAAGGAATCCCCCAATAAGTTGTCCGCGGGAGGCTCGTCTCCCGACACGCCCAACCCCAAGCCTTCATCATATAAAGAAGATTTTTGCGATCCACCAATCGCGACCAGGGGATCTACAGAAGAGTCGCCGCCAGTTAATCCCGTGTCGCCGCCAATAAGTTCCCCATTCAACGCGCCCAAAGAAGGTTTGGGTTCCGGCTCCGACCCAACGCCAGTCAGCCATTTGTCCAAATCGTCCAAGCCTGGGGAAGCAGCAGCGCCCGCGCCGCCTGGAACGTCATCAATGTCGGATGTGATAGACGTTGACTCGCCGTCATCCTGCGGCTTATCCCCTTCCACCAGTAATACGAACGGCCCGAGCAAAATCTGGTCGCCCTGGTTGATAGGGGTCGGTTGCCCTTTTACCAAAGCCTGACTCAGGTTGTTTAGAAATGTGCCGTTGGTGCTTTGATCGACAATTTCAAAGCCTGTTCCGTTAAATTGAATCTTCGCGTGAACGGATGATACGTAACGGTTGGGGTCCGGCAGCACCCAGGTATTCGAATTCGCGCGACCTATCGTCGCCCCTTCTTCTTCAACAGTTACGACTTTGCCCGCCATCTCGCTCTCAGGCGGACATTGAACGACTCTAAGCTTTACCTGCATGGTGATTTTCAAGTCCGAAGGAAATATCCAGTTAGATTAACTAATTATGCTTACCAGTTAAAGCGATGCATATACTCACAATGGCTTTCCGGGTTTGCGTCCCTGACTATATGCGACGACACTGTGATACGTCGCCAACTGCCCTTAGGATAATCCTTTAGGGTTAGACAGCAACAGAATAAAACTCAAAACGATAAAAATAGACCATAAAGCCTATACTTATCGACCGGTACGCCTATATTTCATAGGCCTAAAATAGGGTTGCTAAAATTAACGCCAAATGAATAATCTGCAATCTAAGGTAAAAGCGTCATTATTTGGCATAACAGCTTCATTATTCGGCTGTTGCTATATTAAAAGTTATTAAGATTATTGGACGGCGTCGAATGTCGGAGACGCTTTCTCGTCCGACGTATTGCAGGCCTGCTCCTGCTGAAAAGACAGGCGATTAAGGAACATTAAATGGCTCAGAAAACTGCTCTCATCGTTGACGACTCAGCGACAGCTCGAATTATGCTGGCCAAGGTCCTTAACAGCATGGATGTTAAAACCCGTCAAGCCAGTTCAGGGGAAGAAGCCCTGAAACTGGTTCCCGCAGAACGCCCGGATCTGATCTTTCTCGATCATCTTATGCCGGGCATGGATGGTTTCCAGACACTTAAAGCGTTAAAGCAAAATCCGGAAACCAACCAGATTCCCGTCATTATGTATACCTCCCAGAACGCCATGAAATATCAGGAGGAGGCCAAGGCCCTTGGCGCGGCGGGAGTCATCACCAAGCAAGTTGACCGCGAACG contains:
- the tssJ gene encoding type VI secretion system lipoprotein TssJ, with the protein product MLLLLALTVAGCTTVGKWTGRETTVTLRIHGANDVNPNEDGRASPVILNIFELENDRQFDQEEFIALFQSAKEVLGRDLVKTYKLKELTPGELREETFTFDKRTHYIGVMAEYIRYDDASTKVVFQIDQNTSNKLDLFVDRLGMRIKD
- the tagH gene encoding type VI secretion system-associated FHA domain protein TagH; its protein translation is MQVKLRVVQCPPESEMAGKVVTVEEEGATIGRANSNTWVLPDPNRYVSSVHAKIQFNGTGFEIVDQSTNGTFLNNLSQALVKGQPTPINQGDQILLGPFVLLVEGDKPQDDGESTSITSDIDDVPGGAGAAASPGLDDLDKWLTGVGSEPEPKPSLGALNGELIGGDTGLTGGDSSVDPLVAIGGSQKSSLYDEGLGLGVSGDEPPADNLLGDSFGLGGGSAESGRMDIPNVIPEDWDKSLIQPRKPEIPSTPKRPPPPVESKQKPRREPPPKSNPDSLLDIVNTPSEQLAGMDQPHQLPKEIEPIQDLTGAGASKSDPLESTSPSESSLWGQQPPPVEPSVKEPSGDGGSLADILNDVAPAAEPKPAEKPVKQNPEPDLPIANSGGQAPGKVVPPRRQVEQRPVKRDAPPVKQSVLETPREPERPPVSTPPIQVSPEQVAGLAQALGLARLTAEQQANLTPVIADMVRETVDGLMKALRARQTIKNEFRMNLTMIQAAENNPLKFSVSAEDALDNLFTKSGRAYLSPMEATKEAFADISDHQLALFNGIRAAYDYLMSQFNPEKLERRFEKQRGKSLFGGAGKNWEAYKDFFEEMNEDAEKTFKRLFGETFAESYERSFNELKANRQK